One Actinomycetospora corticicola genomic window, ACCGCCCCGGCCCGGGGGACGTCGCCGCCGCCCGCCGCCGTGGCGGCCAGGCGGGCGGTCGCGTCGTCGAGGGCGGCCGCGATCCCCTCGAGCTGCGCCACGTCGACGTCGAACCCGGGGGTGCTCACCGGTCGCCACCCCGGTGGCGCAGCTCCGCGGGGAGCTCCAGGCCTTCGACGACACCGTCCGCGCCGGTCGCGGCCAGGAGCGCCGGAAGCCGACCGGTCGGCACCGCCATCCACGGTTGTGCGCCCCCGCACCGGGCCACCAGCTCCTCGACCGAGGCGTACACCGGCAGCGCGAGCCGGTCGTCGACCAGCCGTCGCAGCTCGCACACGGCC contains:
- a CDS encoding SAV_915 family protein — translated: AVCELRRLVDDRLALPVYASVEELVARCGGAQPWMAVPTGRLPALLAATGADGVVEGLELPAELRHRGGDR